The genome window GCGGAGCGCAGCGCCCTACATGATGGGAACGGGCGGGTTGGCGCTGGCGCAAACCGCGCTGCTGCCGTTGGTGGTCGTCGTCACGGTGGCGTCCCGGTAGATGGTCATGGACTCATTGGTGCACCAGGCATTGATGCCGGTGACGCCGGGAGCGCTGGGATCGGCGCCCCAGCTGTAGTTGCGCATGGGAGCGGCCGGGGGCGCGGGCACGGGCTTGGGGTCGGGCTGGCAGGTATTGGCAAAGACCGCTGGGGTGAAGCAGTAGCCGCTCTTCGGGTTGTTGCAAGGCGGGGCGCCCTGGGCGCGCGAGACGCCTTCGTCCACGTACCCCATGCCGCCGTTGGCGGCAGGGCCCAGGTCCATGAGGGTGCAGGTGAAAACGCCGCGGGTGATCATCATGCTGGTCTCGCCGGTGTTGATGGTGCGCAGCGAAGCCACCGCCGAACTCTCGTTGGCGGCCTTGCGCGCCATCAGCAGGTTCGGGATGGCGATGGCCGCGATCACGAGAATGATCGCAACGACGATCAACAGTTCGATGAGCGAAAATCCGTCTTGCTTACGCATTCCTCTGCCTCTCCCCCAATCTAGGGCTCAGACACAATTCCAAATTGGCAAAGCGGAGGGAGGGTACGTTTCCTGGGGAGGATGGCACAAGCCTTTAAAAGCCGAGTGCCAATGCATGGGACTATAGCATGTGGCCGTCGAGGGCTGTCAAAGAAAAAGAGCGCCGGGCCTGGCAGGCCCGGCGCTCCGTGGTAAACCCCTTCGCAAGGGGTCGATCAGACGTTGTTTTCGCCGGCTTCGCCGGTAAAAGCAGGCGCTCCG of Terriglobales bacterium contains these proteins:
- a CDS encoding prepilin-type N-terminal cleavage/methylation domain-containing protein; amino-acid sequence: MRKQDGFSLIELLIVVAIILVIAAIAIPNLLMARKAANESSAVASLRTINTGETSMMITRGVFTCTLMDLGPAANGGMGYVDEGVSRAQGAPPCNNPKSGYCFTPAVFANTCQPDPKPVPAPPAAPMRNYSWGADPSAPGVTGINAWCTNESMTIYRDATVTTTTNGSSAVCASANPPVPIM